The following are encoded together in the Flavihumibacter fluvii genome:
- a CDS encoding glycoside hydrolase family 127 protein: protein MLKALSAGITSFLIGSQLISVGQSGRGDYPIQPVPFTKVHLHDQFWAPKIETNRTVTIPYTLQKCRETGRIDNFLKAAGKMPVGKITEYPFDDSDLYKLIEGISYSLQVKPDPAMDLTVDSLIAIIGDAQEPDGYLYTFRTMKPGKLHEWISPNRWEYDPELSHELYNAGHLYEAAVAHYLATGKKSFLNIAIKNADLLVQVFGIGKAPYFPGHQVVEMGLARMYRVTGKQAYLDLAKYFLDIRGNGKIKGSEYSQSHKMVTDQHEAVGHAVRAAYMYTGMADVAALTGDKRYIGAINDIWQDVVDHKLYLTGGIGATGNGEAFGAAYELPNMSAYAETCASIANVYWNSRMFLMNGDGQYMDVLERILYNGLLSGVSLSGDKFFYPNPLTSMGQHQRSPWFSCACCISNMTRFMPSVPGYVYAQQQNNVYVNLYVANTAEITLPAGKLTIDQETEYPWKGTVRMRINPERTAKFSLHVRVPGWSQDDVVPGSLYQFMDQKKAPVRLKLNGQLITADPVKGYLVITRSWKKGDLVELELPMDIRKVIANEKVKDDRQKFALERGPLVYCLEGPDNLDSTVQNIVVNKDEVFTAGFNNQLLNGVMVLTARGTSAKRQLNSDVLLQTAQTVKAIPYYSWNNRGAGEMEVWIPYNASVAHPKPAPTIASKSIASSSVSNKKMLKGLNDQYEPENSNDHNAVFLHWWPKQNSAEWVQYDFDQAYTIGQSSVYWFDDSPFGGCTIPESWRLLYKNGDQWLPVEVTGNYGIHKDQYDTIHFKPVKTNALRLEVQLPKEHSAGIQEWIVK, encoded by the coding sequence ATGCTGAAAGCTTTGTCCGCAGGGATCACGTCTTTTCTTATTGGGTCGCAATTGATCAGTGTTGGACAATCCGGCAGGGGCGATTATCCTATTCAGCCGGTTCCTTTTACCAAAGTGCATTTGCATGATCAGTTCTGGGCCCCAAAAATTGAAACGAACAGGACGGTCACCATTCCATATACCCTGCAGAAATGCCGGGAAACAGGGCGTATCGATAACTTCCTGAAAGCAGCGGGTAAGATGCCTGTCGGAAAAATTACGGAATACCCTTTTGATGATTCAGACCTCTACAAACTGATTGAGGGCATTTCTTATTCCCTGCAGGTCAAACCCGATCCGGCGATGGACCTCACGGTGGACAGCCTCATCGCCATTATTGGTGATGCCCAGGAACCGGATGGCTACCTCTACACTTTCCGGACCATGAAGCCCGGGAAGCTGCATGAATGGATCAGCCCGAACCGCTGGGAATATGATCCGGAACTCAGCCACGAATTATATAATGCCGGTCACCTGTATGAAGCTGCAGTCGCGCATTATTTAGCCACAGGGAAAAAATCCTTTTTGAATATTGCCATAAAGAATGCGGACCTGCTGGTGCAGGTTTTTGGCATTGGTAAAGCACCTTATTTCCCGGGCCACCAGGTGGTGGAAATGGGTCTTGCCAGGATGTACCGGGTCACCGGAAAACAGGCCTATCTCGACCTCGCAAAATATTTCCTCGATATCAGGGGTAACGGGAAAATAAAAGGTTCCGAATACAGCCAGTCGCACAAAATGGTGACCGACCAGCACGAAGCAGTTGGGCATGCGGTTCGTGCGGCCTACATGTACACTGGCATGGCTGATGTGGCAGCTTTAACGGGCGATAAAAGATACATTGGCGCTATCAACGATATCTGGCAGGATGTGGTGGACCATAAATTATACCTCACCGGGGGAATCGGGGCAACCGGAAATGGTGAAGCTTTCGGGGCTGCTTATGAATTACCGAATATGTCGGCTTATGCAGAAACCTGTGCCTCTATTGCCAATGTGTATTGGAACAGCCGCATGTTCCTGATGAACGGCGATGGACAGTATATGGATGTTCTGGAACGGATCTTATACAACGGATTATTATCTGGTGTTTCCTTGAGCGGCGATAAATTTTTCTACCCCAATCCACTGACCTCCATGGGCCAGCACCAGCGTAGTCCCTGGTTCAGCTGTGCCTGTTGCATTTCAAATATGACCAGGTTCATGCCATCGGTTCCCGGTTATGTATACGCGCAGCAACAGAATAATGTTTATGTGAACCTGTATGTCGCCAATACAGCAGAAATAACCTTACCCGCCGGCAAGCTGACGATTGACCAGGAGACGGAATATCCCTGGAAAGGCACGGTACGTATGCGGATCAATCCCGAGCGCACGGCAAAATTCAGCCTGCATGTAAGGGTGCCGGGCTGGTCTCAGGATGATGTTGTACCCGGAAGCCTCTACCAGTTTATGGACCAGAAAAAGGCACCCGTTCGCCTGAAACTGAATGGACAATTAATAACTGCTGATCCGGTAAAAGGGTACCTGGTCATTACGCGGAGCTGGAAAAAGGGCGACCTGGTTGAACTTGAATTGCCCATGGACATCAGGAAAGTGATCGCTAATGAGAAAGTTAAAGATGACCGGCAAAAATTTGCCCTGGAGCGGGGTCCGCTTGTATATTGCCTGGAAGGTCCCGATAACCTGGATAGTACTGTGCAGAATATTGTGGTGAATAAGGATGAAGTGTTTACTGCAGGTTTTAATAACCAGTTATTGAATGGCGTAATGGTATTAACAGCCAGGGGAACCTCGGCTAAGAGACAATTGAATTCAGATGTTTTATTGCAGACAGCACAAACCGTTAAGGCAATACCGTACTATTCCTGGAATAACCGCGGTGCAGGTGAAATGGAAGTGTGGATCCCTTATAATGCATCGGTTGCTCATCCAAAACCTGCACCTACTATTGCCTCCAAAAGCATTGCCAGTTCTTCCGTAAGCAACAAGAAGATGCTCAAAGGGTTAAATGACCAGTATGAACCGGAAAATTCGAATGACCATAATGCTGTTTTCCTCCATTGGTGGCCGAAGCAAAATTCGGCTGAATGGGTGCAATATGATTTTGACCAGGCCTACACTATCGGGCAGTCTTCTGTGTATTGGTTTGATGATAGTCCATTCGGTGGCTGCACCATTCCGGAAAGCTGGAGACTCCTGTATAAAAACGGCGACCAATGGTTACCGGTAGAAGTGACCGGGAACTATGGTATCCATAAAGACCAGTATGATACCATTCACTTCAAACCGGTAAAAACCAATGCACTGCGGTTGGAAGTCCAATTGCCGAAAGAACATTCAGCCGGCATCCAGGAATGGATCGTAAAATAA
- a CDS encoding Gfo/Idh/MocA family protein, whose amino-acid sequence MTNHRRKFLRTTGSLLLGSAVLPAIGADLLAAYPSRLGAADRLNVGVIGVNGMGWSDLQAILKIDGVKCIALCDVDDNVLQKRAAELQKINMPVKTYNDYRKLLDNKEVDIVIIGTPDHWHCLMMVAACAAGKHVYVEKPCGNSITECRIMEEAQVKYKSIVQVGQWQRSAPHFQDAIAFVHSGKLGNIRTVKSWAYMGWMKPVPILPDGPVPAGVDYNTWLGPATKRPFNANRFHFNFRWFWDYAGGLMTDWGVHMIDYALLGMKAGFPKQVVASGGKMAYPDDAAETPDTLTTIYEYEKFNLVWEQATGIDLGPFGLTHGTAFIGNNGTLVLNREGWYVTAEGEKMQAVPMQKDQGNSLVRHMQNFVDAIRAGNGSNLHTPIQEASKTAQVCQLGNIAFRTREKLSWNATTNSFDLDAAKKLMTAGYHNGYSLPKLG is encoded by the coding sequence ATGACAAATCATCGTCGGAAATTCCTTCGCACAACCGGTAGCCTGTTACTGGGATCAGCCGTCCTTCCAGCCATCGGGGCAGACCTGTTAGCAGCATATCCCTCGCGGCTGGGCGCCGCAGACCGCCTGAATGTTGGTGTAATTGGCGTTAACGGCATGGGCTGGAGCGACCTGCAGGCCATACTGAAAATCGATGGGGTAAAATGTATCGCCCTATGTGATGTGGATGACAACGTGCTGCAAAAAAGGGCCGCAGAACTACAGAAGATCAACATGCCCGTAAAGACCTATAATGATTACCGGAAATTACTGGACAATAAGGAAGTAGACATTGTGATCATCGGAACACCAGATCACTGGCATTGCCTGATGATGGTCGCCGCATGTGCCGCCGGGAAACATGTGTATGTAGAAAAGCCTTGTGGTAATTCCATCACTGAATGCCGCATAATGGAAGAAGCCCAGGTGAAATACAAGAGCATTGTGCAGGTTGGTCAATGGCAAAGAAGTGCCCCGCATTTCCAGGATGCCATCGCTTTTGTACACAGTGGGAAACTGGGAAATATCCGCACGGTAAAATCATGGGCTTACATGGGCTGGATGAAACCGGTTCCGATTTTACCCGACGGACCTGTTCCGGCGGGAGTGGATTACAATACCTGGCTAGGGCCAGCCACCAAACGGCCTTTCAATGCCAATCGTTTTCATTTCAATTTCCGCTGGTTCTGGGATTATGCAGGCGGACTGATGACCGACTGGGGCGTGCACATGATCGATTATGCCTTGCTGGGAATGAAGGCCGGCTTTCCCAAACAGGTCGTAGCATCAGGAGGCAAGATGGCCTACCCGGATGATGCTGCCGAAACACCAGATACGCTGACCACTATTTACGAATACGAAAAATTCAACCTGGTCTGGGAACAAGCCACAGGCATAGACCTTGGCCCATTTGGATTGACCCATGGTACAGCATTCATAGGGAACAATGGCACCCTGGTACTTAACCGTGAAGGCTGGTATGTGACTGCTGAAGGTGAAAAGATGCAGGCCGTGCCCATGCAAAAAGACCAGGGCAATTCACTGGTACGCCATATGCAGAATTTTGTGGATGCCATCCGCGCCGGCAATGGCAGCAACCTGCATACACCGATACAGGAAGCCTCCAAAACAGCACAGGTTTGCCAGTTGGGAAATATCGCTTTCCGCACCCGTGAAAAATTAAGCTGGAATGCTACGACCAATTCTTTTGATCTGGACGCCGCCAAAAAACTGATGACTGCAGGTTACCATAACGGGTACAGCCTTCCGAAACTGGGCTAA
- a CDS encoding APC family permease encodes MSESNFKPTLRLLDATMIVAGSMIGSGIFIVSADITRNIGGAGWLIAVWLITGFMTITAALSYGELSAMFPKAGGQYVYLKEAYNPLVGFLYGWSFFAVIQTATIAAVAVAFAKFTAYLFPAISEDKVALDLGFMTISPAQLLSIVVIVILTAINTRGIKSGKLIQTTFTLTKLFSLFGLILFGLMAFRADVWTANWSNAWALQSRTPAGVLGDYTLFAALGAVAASMVGTIFSSDSWNNVTFIAGEIKNPQRNIGLSLFLGTLIVTVIYVLTNVMYTAVLPLNEIAGAEKDRVAVTAAQVIFGHAGTLIIAIMIMISTFGCNNGLILAGARVYYTMAKDGLFFNKAGSLNTNGVPAYALWLQCVFACAWSLSGKYGQLLDMISFVVVGFYMLTIAGIFILRKKRPDAERPYKAFGYPVLPIIYIVMGLSFCILLIIFKPAFTWPGLIITLLGIPIYSMLPGKKTGA; translated from the coding sequence ATGAGCGAGAGCAATTTTAAACCGACCCTGAGATTATTGGATGCAACGATGATCGTAGCCGGATCGATGATCGGTTCCGGGATCTTTATTGTAAGTGCAGATATTACCCGCAATATCGGTGGCGCCGGATGGCTCATCGCCGTCTGGCTCATTACAGGATTCATGACCATCACTGCTGCATTGAGTTATGGCGAACTGAGTGCCATGTTCCCAAAAGCAGGCGGGCAATATGTGTACCTGAAAGAAGCTTATAACCCATTGGTGGGTTTTTTATATGGATGGAGTTTCTTCGCGGTGATACAAACGGCTACCATCGCAGCTGTGGCCGTGGCGTTTGCAAAATTCACCGCCTACCTTTTTCCGGCCATCAGTGAAGACAAGGTAGCGCTGGACCTTGGTTTCATGACGATCTCACCGGCACAGCTTTTATCTATCGTGGTAATAGTGATCCTGACGGCGATCAATACCCGGGGCATTAAAAGCGGGAAATTGATCCAGACCACGTTCACCCTAACGAAACTATTCAGCCTGTTTGGTTTGATACTTTTCGGGCTGATGGCATTTCGGGCAGATGTATGGACGGCCAACTGGTCAAATGCCTGGGCGCTTCAGTCCAGGACACCAGCGGGGGTTTTAGGTGACTACACTTTATTTGCGGCATTAGGCGCTGTTGCTGCTTCCATGGTAGGCACCATATTCAGCAGTGATTCCTGGAACAATGTGACTTTCATTGCAGGAGAGATCAAAAATCCCCAGCGCAATATCGGCCTGAGCCTTTTCCTGGGAACCCTGATCGTTACCGTTATATATGTATTGACCAATGTGATGTATACGGCCGTCCTGCCTTTAAATGAAATTGCGGGAGCTGAAAAAGACCGGGTAGCTGTTACTGCGGCCCAGGTAATTTTTGGTCATGCAGGAACTCTGATCATTGCCATCATGATCATGATCTCCACTTTCGGTTGTAACAATGGCCTGATCCTGGCAGGGGCAAGGGTGTACTATACCATGGCAAAAGACGGACTGTTTTTCAACAAGGCCGGAAGCCTGAATACCAATGGTGTACCTGCTTATGCATTATGGCTGCAATGCGTATTTGCCTGTGCCTGGAGCCTCAGTGGGAAATACGGGCAACTGCTGGATATGATCTCGTTTGTAGTGGTGGGCTTCTATATGCTCACCATTGCCGGAATATTCATCCTCCGCAAAAAAAGGCCCGATGCAGAAAGGCCCTATAAGGCATTTGGATATCCCGTGCTGCCCATAATTTATATTGTGATGGGACTAAGCTTCTGCATCTTACTGATCATTTTTAAACCTGCTTTTACCTGGCCCGGACTGATCATCACTTTATTGGGGATTCCAATTTATTCGATGCTCCCGGGGAAGAAAACCGGCGCGTAA
- a CDS encoding NAD(P)/FAD-dependent oxidoreductase, which yields MKAVIIGGGIIGLCSAYYLSEAGYEVTVIDRSDLSDNCSYGNLGMIVPSHFVPLAAPGIISQGIRWMFDEKSPFYVKPSLSWNLVSWGLKFKQSATASKVEKAGPYLRDINLLSRSLYESLKALPRFDFSYERKGILMYFRDHKTAEEEIHLAEKARKMGLDVDTLSKDQAQLLEPGIKLDVLGAIHYKCDAHLYPNKLNRQLSALLIARGVTILTGKSVKNIQRHNGRISAVELGDQSVGGDVFVFAAGSWLGELMHLCGQRIPIMPGKGYSFTIDQPRQSLNIPAILCEARVAITPMAGKMRYGGTMELGPVNNTVNMTRVQGIVESIPAYFPDLQLAMPEKKDVWYGFRPCSPDGLPYIGYAKSLDNLIVAGGHAMMGLSLGPATGKLVAELASHQKTSVAIEAFDPNRF from the coding sequence ATGAAAGCAGTCATTATAGGCGGAGGGATCATTGGGTTGTGCAGTGCTTATTATTTGTCGGAAGCCGGTTATGAAGTAACTGTGATTGACCGGTCCGATTTATCCGATAATTGCTCCTATGGCAACCTCGGCATGATCGTGCCCAGTCATTTTGTACCATTGGCTGCCCCGGGTATTATCTCACAGGGCATTCGCTGGATGTTCGATGAGAAAAGCCCTTTTTATGTAAAGCCATCATTAAGCTGGAACCTGGTCTCCTGGGGATTAAAATTCAAGCAAAGTGCCACCGCCTCAAAAGTAGAAAAGGCAGGCCCTTACTTAAGGGATATCAATTTATTGAGCCGCTCCCTTTACGAATCGTTGAAGGCCCTACCTAGATTTGATTTCAGCTATGAACGGAAAGGCATCCTGATGTATTTCAGGGACCATAAAACAGCTGAAGAAGAAATACACCTTGCTGAAAAGGCACGGAAAATGGGGTTGGATGTGGATACCCTCAGCAAAGACCAGGCACAGTTGCTGGAACCAGGCATCAAACTGGATGTTTTAGGTGCTATTCATTATAAATGTGATGCGCATCTTTATCCCAACAAACTCAACAGGCAATTGTCGGCGCTGTTAATAGCACGTGGGGTTACGATACTTACCGGTAAATCCGTAAAAAATATCCAGCGCCATAATGGCCGGATCAGTGCTGTTGAATTAGGCGACCAGTCGGTTGGCGGTGATGTATTTGTTTTTGCTGCCGGTTCCTGGCTGGGTGAGCTGATGCATTTATGCGGACAGCGTATTCCGATCATGCCGGGCAAGGGCTATTCTTTTACGATTGACCAACCGCGGCAGAGCCTGAATATCCCTGCTATTTTATGTGAGGCCAGGGTGGCTATTACGCCCATGGCGGGTAAGATGCGGTATGGTGGAACGATGGAGTTGGGTCCGGTGAATAACACCGTTAATATGACCCGCGTACAAGGGATTGTTGAGTCAATACCTGCCTATTTCCCCGACCTGCAGCTGGCAATGCCTGAAAAAAAAGATGTCTGGTATGGTTTCCGGCCTTGTTCTCCGGATGGCCTGCCATATATCGGTTATGCAAAGTCGTTAGATAACCTGATTGTGGCCGGGGGGCATGCCATGATGGGCCTGAGCCTTGGGCCGGCTACCGGTAAACTCGTTGCTGAGCTTGCTTCCCACCAAAAGACGTCTGTTGCCATAGAAGCTTTTGACCCTAACCGGTTTTAA
- a CDS encoding aldehyde dehydrogenase (NADP(+)), with the protein MQMLTGHSIIGLERSADQKEKIYAFSTLKGAFLSEGFSIASANEVELAIQKATKAFPVFSRLSALERAKFLEAIAEEIIAIGDPLLERANLESGLPLARLTGERDRTVNQLRLFASILKEGSWVEAVIDTAQPDRKPLPRADLRKMQVPVGPVAVFAASNFPFAFSTAGGDTASALAAGCPVIVKAHSSHLGTNELMATAVQAAALKTGMPDGVFSALVGEGATLGQDLAKHEGIKAIGFTGSFRAGMSLYKTATNDRHTPIPVYAEMSSINPVLLFPGKLKQDPAALAQQLAGSITLGVGQFCTNPGLLFLLRDEASEQFITDLKSALQAIPAGTMLNQGICSSYYRDRQKISAVEGVAVLLEGANESGSHKGSPSLLQVSAKAFIQHPVLQDEIFGPASMLVVCDDAREMLAAMQGLHGQLTGAVFAIESDLAAHQEIIDALSGHVGRLIYNNVPTGVEVCHAMVHGGPFPATTDARSTSVGAEAMKRFLRPVCLQDCPPASLPACLQDANPLGIMRKVNGAYTREPIVA; encoded by the coding sequence ATGCAGATGCTAACTGGGCATAGTATAATCGGACTCGAAAGATCCGCAGATCAGAAAGAAAAAATTTATGCATTCAGCACCCTGAAGGGTGCTTTTTTGTCAGAAGGTTTTTCCATTGCTTCGGCCAATGAAGTTGAACTGGCCATTCAAAAAGCAACGAAGGCTTTTCCTGTTTTCAGTCGTTTGTCTGCCCTGGAAAGGGCGAAGTTCCTGGAGGCAATTGCTGAAGAAATCATAGCCATTGGCGATCCGTTACTGGAACGCGCCAATCTTGAGTCTGGATTGCCACTTGCCCGCCTTACCGGTGAGCGCGACCGCACGGTTAACCAGCTTCGCTTATTTGCTTCCATACTGAAAGAAGGTTCCTGGGTTGAAGCAGTGATCGATACAGCACAACCTGACCGGAAACCGCTTCCCCGCGCTGACCTGCGAAAAATGCAGGTACCGGTTGGACCCGTTGCTGTATTTGCTGCGAGTAATTTTCCCTTTGCATTTTCTACCGCCGGCGGTGATACTGCATCTGCCCTTGCAGCCGGATGCCCTGTGATCGTGAAAGCACATAGCTCGCACCTGGGCACAAATGAACTGATGGCTACTGCTGTACAGGCCGCTGCACTGAAAACCGGTATGCCTGACGGAGTTTTTTCTGCACTGGTTGGAGAAGGCGCAACTCTCGGCCAGGACCTGGCTAAACATGAGGGTATCAAAGCCATCGGGTTTACCGGTTCTTTCCGCGCAGGTATGTCTTTGTATAAAACAGCCACGAATGACCGGCATACACCGATTCCCGTATATGCAGAGATGAGCAGTATCAATCCGGTCTTGTTATTTCCCGGGAAACTGAAACAAGATCCAGCCGCACTGGCGCAACAATTAGCGGGTTCAATTACACTGGGTGTCGGACAGTTTTGTACCAATCCGGGATTGTTGTTCCTGTTAAGGGATGAAGCCAGCGAGCAATTTATAACTGACCTGAAATCCGCACTGCAGGCAATTCCTGCCGGTACTATGCTGAACCAGGGCATCTGTTCAAGTTATTACCGTGATCGCCAGAAAATAAGTGCCGTAGAGGGTGTGGCTGTTTTACTGGAGGGGGCAAATGAATCAGGAAGCCATAAAGGTAGCCCCAGCCTGTTACAGGTGAGTGCAAAAGCTTTTATACAGCATCCTGTACTCCAGGATGAAATATTCGGACCAGCCTCTATGCTGGTGGTCTGTGATGATGCACGGGAAATGCTGGCGGCCATGCAAGGTTTGCATGGACAACTGACTGGCGCCGTCTTTGCTATTGAATCGGACCTCGCTGCTCACCAGGAAATTATCGATGCTTTATCAGGCCATGTGGGCCGGTTGATTTATAACAATGTACCAACAGGTGTGGAAGTTTGTCATGCTATGGTGCATGGCGGCCCTTTTCCTGCTACAACAGACGCAAGGTCTACATCAGTTGGAGCAGAAGCCATGAAAAGATTCCTGCGACCGGTTTGTTTGCAGGATTGTCCACCGGCATCATTGCCTGCCTGCCTGCAGGATGCTAACCCGCTGGGCATTATGAGAAAAGTGAATGGTGCCTATACCCGTGAACCAATAGTCGCGTAG